One window from the genome of Oncorhynchus gorbuscha isolate QuinsamMale2020 ecotype Even-year linkage group LG14, OgorEven_v1.0, whole genome shotgun sequence encodes:
- the armt1 gene encoding damage-control phosphatase ARMT1: protein MAANQALRQLVPPSLSAKVEGSFAYLTVRDRLPTILTRVIDTIHRNKNKFFEEFGEEGVQAEKRTIGFLSKLRNELLTDKPVLVLCDGLEDTDSWNQYLQRQQRLLGERDTVSWFKSPWLYIECYMYRRIQEAIWLNPPISDFDVFNESKTQSFFESQQAVISLCTYLQGFNRNMDDLSETQLMEQFYKLLQVSLWGNRCDLSISAGMENSQKASPIDSLSDLKSFILVDDSNMVWSALTSAQRPGEDGKTTPGRVDIVLDNAGFELVTDLVLANFLVSAGLAREVRFHGKSIPWFVSDVTSHDFQWTIRQTLAANHKWMSKSGVQWQSYVREGVWSYHDHPFWTMPHEYCDMAGDAPDLYATLQGADLILFKGDLNYRKLTGDREWDHMVPFDMALRGFGPAPLCSLRTLKANIQVGLQPGQGENLNTQDPSWMTSGKYAVVQFSSPHREQ from the exons ATGGCGGCTAATCAAGCTTTGCGCCAATtagtccctccatccctgtctgctAAAGTTGAAGG CTCATTTGCATATCTCACAGTGAGAGACAGGTTGCCGACTATCCTGACAAGAGTCATTGACACCATCCATCGCAACAAAAACAAGTTCTTTGAGGAGTTTGGAGAG GAGGGAGTCCAGGCAGAGAAGAGGACCATTGGCTTTCTTTCTAAGCTGAGAAATGAGCTGCTGACAGACAAGCCTGTCCTGGTTCTGTGTGATGGCCTGGAGGACACAGACAGCTGGAACCAGTACCTCCAGAGACAGCAGAGGCTACTGGGGGAGCGGGACACCGTCAGCTGGTTCAAGTCCCCCTGGCTCTACATAGAGTGCTACATGTACCGCAGGATACAGGAGGCCATCTGGCTCAA TCCCCCCATCAGTGACTTTGATGTGTTTAATGAAAGCAAGACGCAGAGTTTCTTTGAGTCCCAGCAGGCTGTGATATCCCTGTGTACATATCTACAGGGATTCAACAGGAACATGGACGACCTCTCAGAGACACAGCTCATGGAGCAGTTCTACAAACTACTACAG GTGTCTCTGTGGGGCAACAGGTGTGACCTGTCCATCTCTGCTGGCATGGAGAACTCTCAGAAGGCCAGTcccattgactccctgtctgacCTGAAGTCTTTTATCCTGGTGGACGACTCCAACATGGTGTGGTCTGCTCTGACCTCTGCCCAGAGACCAGGGGAGGATGGCAAAACCACCCCAGGGAGGGTGGACATCGTCCTGGACAACGCTGGCTTCGAGCTGGTCACAGACCTGGTCCTCGCTAACTTCCTGGTGTCCGCTGGTCTGGCCAGGGAGGTCCGCTTCCATGGCAAGTCCATCCCCTGGTTTGTCTCCGACGTCACCTCACACGACTTCCAGTGGACCATCCGCCAGACCCTGGCCGCCAATCACAAGTGGATGTCCAAGAGCGGCGTCCAATGGCAGAGCTACGTACGGGAAGGCGTGTGGTCCTATCACGACCACCCGTTCTGGACAATGCCTCATGAGTACTGTGACATGGCGGGCGACGCGCCTGACCTCTACGCGACACTGCAGGGAGCCGACCTGATTCTGTTTAAAGGAGACCTGAACTACAGGAAGCTGACTGGGGACAGGGAGTGGGATCACATGGTGCCGTTTGATATGGCACTGAGGGGATTCGGCCCAGCTCCCCTGTGCAGTCTGAGGACTCTGAAGGCTAACATCCAGGTGGGGCTCCAGCCGGGGCAGGGTGAGAACCTCAACACCCAGGACCCCAGCTGGATGACCAGCGGGAAGTACGCTGTGGTCCAGTTCTCCAGCCCTCACAGGGAACAGTAG
- the zbtb2b gene encoding zinc finger and BTB domain-containing protein 2b: MELANHGLILLQQLNAQREFGFLCDCTIAIGDVFFKAHKAVLAAFSNYFRMLFIHQDSDCVRLKAADIQPDIFSYLLNLMYTGKLAPQLIDPARLEQGVKFLHAYPLLQEASLASQTSFSHPEPSLPLSTSLFGIQISDKQVALSGRLPVRRQLSSPFDLDSLPDRKYPSTSAVTAAFTNHASKLDSSFQEMVEASTSGQRASYEEHGGNTPTGEVPSSGSSNTILHVKPSIMKRNASFRKHYSCHLCGSRFNQRSLLREHLLQHSLARLPLVAKPSGAHSPVLPGGGAATTPEVEEVLLRGGGERSAAMTVEMLSDSEQAPPSSFSMDSPRAELSGWATGCQSQADTPPPSDIADIDNLESADLDREVKRRKYECATCGRKFIQKSHWREHMYIHTGKPYKCSACGKSFCRANQAARHVCLTQGADAYTMVDRQSMELCAAGDDTSQMEALFLGSARPYKCNVCETTFSSPNEVIKHLCFSQGALVGLQGQSGVRLLQGEEFPKDEGSDSSGAATLITAIKTEQILVE; the protein is encoded by the exons ATGGAGTTGGCCAACCATGGTCTTATCCTCCTGCAGCAGCTCAACGCTCAGAGGGAGTTTGGCTTCCTGTGTGACTGTACCATCGCCATCGGAGACGTCTTCTTCAAAGCCCACAAGGCCGTGCTGGCCGCCTTCTCAAACTACTTCAGAATGCTCTTCATACACCAGGACAG TGACTGTGTCCGCCTGAAGGCAGCCGACATCCAGCCAGACATCTTTAGCTACCTCCTCAACCTGATGTACACAGGGAAGCTGGCCCCTCAGCTCATCGACCCAGCCAGGCTGGAGCAGGGGGTCAAGTTCCTCCACGCCTACCCCCTCCTCCAGGAGGCCAGCCTGGCCAGCCAGACATCCTTCTCCCACCCAGAGCCCAGCCTGcccctctctacttccctcttTGGCATCCAGATCTCCGACAAGCAGGTTGCGCTGTCCGGCAGGCTGCCCGTCCGGCGCCAGCTCTCCTCGCCTTTTGACCTGGACAGCCTCCCTGACAGGAAGTATCCGTCCACGTCTGCTGTAACAGCGGCATTCACCAACCATGCATCCAAGCTGGACTCTTCGTTTCAGGAAATGGTGGAGGCTTCGACCAGCGGCCAACGGGCCTCGTATGAGGAGCATGGAGGGAACACCCCGACAGGAGAGGTGCCCTCCTCGGGTAGCTCCAACACCATTCTCCATGTGAAGCCGAGCATCATGAAGAGGAATGCCTCCTTCAGGAAGCACTACTCCTGCCACCTGTGTGGCAGCCGCTTCAACCAGAGGAGCCTGTTGAGGGAGCACCTCCTGCAGCACAGCCTGGCCCGGCTCCCTCTGGTGGCCAAGCCCAGCGGTGCACACTCACCTGTCCTCCCAGGAGGGGGAGCAGCCACCACaccagaggtagaggaggtaCTGCTAAGGGGAGGTGGAGAACGGTCCGCTGCCATGACAGTTGAGATGCTTAGTGACAGCGAGCAAGCACCGCCCTCTAGTTTCAGCATGGACTCTCCCAGAGCAGAGTTGTCGGGGTGGGCGACCGGGTGTCAGTCCCAGGCCGACACCCCACCTCCATCGGACATTGCGGATATCGACAACCTGGAGAGTGCTGACCTGGACCGCGAGGTGAAGCGCAGGAAGTACGAGTGCGCCACCTGCGGACGCAAGTTCATCCAGAAGAGCCACTGGCGAGAGCACATGTACATCCACACGGGAAAGCCCTACAAGTGCAGCGCCTGCGGCAAGAGCTTCTGTCGTGCCAATCAGGCGGCTCGCCACGTGTGCCTGACCCAGGGTGCCGACGCCTACACCATGGTGGACCGGCAGAGCATGGAGCTGTGTGCTGCAGGGGACGACACCAGCCAGATGGAGGCGCTGTTCCTAGGCTCGGCCAGGCCCTACAAGTGTAATGTCTGTGAGACCACCTTCTCCAGCCCCAACGAGGTCATCAAGCACCTGTGCTTCAGCCAAGGGGCTCTAGTTGGCCTGCAGGGGCAGTCAGGGGTGCGGCTGCTGCAGGGGGAGGAGTTTCCCAAAGACGAGGGCTCTGATTCGTCCGGCGCCGCCACCCTCATTACGGCCATAAAAACTGAGCAGATCTTGGTGGAGTAG